The sequence agtgggggctggtggttagagcaggggggctgggagccaggactcctgggttctctcccggctctgggaggggagtgggggctggtgggttagagcagggggggctgggagccaggactcctgggttctctccccggctctgggagggcagtgggggctggtggttagagcagggtgggctgggagccaggactcctgggttctctccccggctctgggaggggaggggggacacgtgctccccctgccccccatctcctgtAGGGTGGGATCCCGGCCCCCCTGAACCAGCcactcccccccgccctggggccgggtggacGCTCACACACAGAGGCGCCGCTAGGGGGCAGcaagtccccgcccctcccccaggtcaCAATGGTCTCTGCCGCCCCCTCCAGGACGCCCCGGGAACTGCATCACAAAGCTCCAGGCCGGGgctacccccccgcccccctccccccagtcagctgagccggcggggtggggggcagggatgcaggGCCCGGCTcgcaggctcccagccccaccccctctccaatGGGGGAGACCCCCTGCCACGGGTGCCCCCTAACCGGCCCCTGCTGCCTGGACGTGCAGGACACGGTCATCCTGCTGGTGGCGCTCAGCCTGGCGGCGCAGCTCGGCCTGAAGATCGTGACGGTGgtgggcggcgctagggggcgctgtggggcagggagcgggccggggggctcagcagggggcgctgtggggcagggagggggcgggggctggcgctagggggcgctgtggggcagggagggggcggggctggcgctaggggcgctgtggggcagggaggggcggggctggcgctaggggcgctgtggggcaggaggggcaccgtggggcagggagcagggcggggctggcgctaggggcgctgtggggcagggaggggcaccgtggggcagggagcagggcggggctggcgctaggggcgctgtggggcagggaggggcaccgtggggcagggagcagggcggcggctggcgctagggggcgctgtggggccgggagggggcgggggctggcgctagggggcgctgtggggcagggaggggcgggggctggcgctagggggcgctgtggggcagggagggggcggggcgctgcgccccagaagtggctgccttCCCCCGCTCAGCCCGGCCCCTGCTCCGCTCCCCAGATCTGCTGCCGGCTCTGGAGGCTGCTCGCGGGGCTCGGGGGCCTGTTCGTGCCCGAGGGTAAGTcgcggggggggggtctgggatcGGGGGGCCCCGCCCTGAGGGACGCGCTGGGGGGTGAGagcgggggaggagcaggggggggaACAGACCGGGGGGGCCCCGCTCAGCTCCTGCGCCCCACGGGGaccggccgggggggggcgggtcatCCCCGGCTTGCGGCTTCGGCAGCGCCCCCTTTCCGCCTCCCTcggtcacccctccctccctcctccattcctcccttccctcctccctcctccctccatccctcccttccctccttcctcatccctcccttccctcctcccttctccctccctccctcccctccttcctcagtgctccctccctccctcctccattcctcccctcccttccctccttcccccatccctccttccctccttccccatccctccttccctcctccttctccctccctccctcctcctccattcctcccctcccttccctccttccccatccctccttcctcctcctccttctccctcctcccttccctccttccccatccctcccttccctcctccttctccctcctcccttccctccttcctcagtgctcctcctcccttccttccccatccctccttcctcctttcttccttccccatccccccctccctcctcccgtctccctccctcccttccctccttccccatccctccctccctcctccttctcctccctcctttcctccttccttccttccccatccctcccttccctcctttctttccccagtcatccttccttccttcccattcatccctcctccttccttccccagtcatcccttccttccttccttccttccttctccattcctcccatccttcctttccttccttcctcattcatcccttccctccttccttccccagtcatccctccctttcctccttccttccttccttccttccttcctcattcctcccttccctctttccccatccctccctcccttccttccccagtcatccctcccttctccattcttcccttctctccttccccatctctcccttccttccttccccagtcatcccttcctcccttccctccttccccatccctcccttccctcccctccttccccagtcctccctcccttccctcctcccttctccctccctcctttccctccttcctcagtgctccctccctccctcctccattcctcctcccttcctctcctccctcctttcctccttccttccttccccatccctccttccctcctttcttccccagtcatccctcccttccctccttccccagtcatcctttccttccttccttcccattcatccctccctcccttccttccccagtcatcccttccttccttccttccttccttccttccttccttctccattcctcccatccttcctttccttccttccccagtcatccctccctttcctccttccttccttcctcattcctcccttccctctttccccatacctccctcccttccttccccagtcATTCCTCCCTTCTCCATTCTtcccttctctccttccccatctctcccttccttcctttcccagtcatcccttccttccttcatccctttcctcctttcccagtcatcccttccttcctttcttcctctttctttctttctttctttctttctttctttttctaactCACtcatttctttctgtctttctttctgtctttctcacTCACtcgtttctttcttttttttctcactCATTTCTTTCTCTCATtaatcctttctttctttctcattaatcctttccttctttctttctttttctcactcactcactcatttctttctttttctcactcacttctttctttctttctttctttctttctttctttctttctttcacatttttcatttctcattaattctttcttccttcctttctttctcgccctcacagcacccccaccccccgattCCCCCATGCAGAAGCCCCGCTGCCCGACGCACGACCTGAGCCCGATCTCTGCCCGTGACCGGTGCCCCACTCCCTGGGGGCTGCCGCTGCCTCGGCGCTGCCCGCTGTGCCCGTGGCAGCCCATGCGGCTCACCATGGACGTCAACCTGCACCGGGACCCAGGCCGGCACGAGCACGAGGCCTCCCGGGACACCCCTCGGCCCCACCACAATGCCCCGGGGGCCTACCAGAACTGCACCTGCCCCCGGGCCTCATCGGCCCCCTCCGCCCTGCCCCGAGACGCCGGCCGCCCCAAGCCACGCCCGGCCACCGTCTCCCGCGGCACCGACGCCCGCCCGGCGCCCGGGGTCCGGTTCGGCCGCGCCAGCCGGGAGGAGCTCGCCTCGTCGGGCGCCAGCTCCCAGCGCCAGCGGCCCACCAAGGTCTACATCTACCCCGTCCACCCGGAGACGCCGCCCGCCAGCCGCGACCCGTCGCCCGGGCGCCGGGAGCTGCGCTGGAAGGAGGACGCggaggggccagcagggggcgccgggcAGAGCCGGGACGCGGCCACCGACACCGCGGACGGGGCGGCGGGGAAGCTGGCGCCGCCCGGTGGCCGCGCCCAGTACTACAAAGGGCAGGAGCCCTCCATGCAGGATTGGGTCTACCGGCCCGTCAAGGAGCCGCAGTGGAACTGGAACCAAGTGGGCTAAAGTGGGACCCTTCCCCCCGCCCGGCTTGGAAAATAAAGAGTAAAGCTGCCTGGTATGGGGGTGTGCCtgaccccagccccccactcccaccactagcccccactcccctcccggagccagggagagaacccaggagtcctggctcccagcccccactactctaacccaccagcccccactcccctcccagagccagggagagaacccaggagtcctggctctcagcccccactactctaacccaccagcccccactcccctcccagagctggggagagaacccaggagtcctggctctcagcccccactagtctaacccaccagcccccactctcctcccagagccggggcgaggacccaggagtcctggctgcaaATCTCATGACACTGGGTTGAATTGGGTGCTCACAAATCACGCCACACTGGGAGGGTACTAGTATGAGGGGGGGGGCATGACATCAGCTGGCAGTGTCTTGAGGGGGAAAGATGCCACAGGACTACAGCCCCCAGCATGCTTTGCGGGGTGGTTTTTTATCCTGaagaaactacagctcccaggttGCATATAGCTCAGAAtcgcctccagttttggtgtttCAGTTTAACGCCCATGTGGCCCTGCAAAATGGTCTCTTCCCAAATTTGCCCTGCAGTGATGCAGAAGGGGGCCCATGGACTgctgggggttgggagggagcCCTACACTTCCCAGAGTGCACTGGgcaagggagaggggcaggactacaattcccaggaggcactgggggcatTCGCTGGACTACAATGTCCAGGGTGCATTATGGGAATAATGGAAGGAGTACAGATCCCATAGTGCACTGGGAGGTCTTGGCAGGACTACAGTTCCCAGGGTGCATGGGGCGGGGGTATTGACAGGACTACAGTTcccagggggcactggggggatATTGACAGGACTACACTGCCCAGTGTGCATGGGGGGAATAATGGAAGACTACAGTTCCCATAGTGCACTGGGAGGTCTTGGCAGGACTACAGTTCCCAGGTGCATTGGAGGAGGGGTATTGACAGGACTACAGTTCCCAGGGGCACTGGGGGTATTGACAGGACTACAGTCTCAGGGGTTATTGTGGGGGCATTGGCAGGACTACAATTCCCAGGGTGCACTGGGAGGCATTGGCAGGACTACAATTCCCAggtgcatggggagggggggcctaTTGACAGGACTACAGTTCCCAGGGGGTTATTGTGGGGGGCATTGGCAGGACTACAGttcccagggtgcaggggggggatTGACAGGACTACAATTCCCAGGTGCATGGGGTATTGACAGGACTACAGTCCCCAGGGGGTTATTGTGGGGGGCATTGGCAGGACTACAGTTCCCAGGGTGCACTGGGGATTGACAGGACTACAATTCCCAGATGCATGGGGTATTGACAGGACTACAGTCCCCAGGGGTTATTGTGGGGGCATTGGCAGGACTACAATTCCCaggtgcatgggggggggggtattgaCAGGACAACAGTTCCCAGGGGGTTATTGTGGGGGGCATTGGCAGGACTACAATCCCCAGGGTGCAGTGCGGCTGGCCCTGCTAGGGGAGGGGCTGGCCGCTCCCAGGTGCGCTCCCGCTGCCAGGTGTGTGATTTCCCCGcccgggctgcaggga is a genomic window of Mauremys reevesii isolate NIE-2019 linkage group 14, ASM1616193v1, whole genome shotgun sequence containing:
- the LOC120381781 gene encoding translation initiation factor IF-2-like encodes the protein MGETPCHGCPLTGPCCLDVQDTVILLVALSLAAQLGLKIVTVICCRLWRLLAGLGGLFVPEAPPPPDSPMQKPRCPTHDLSPISARDRCPTPWGLPLPRRCPLCPWQPMRLTMDVNLHRDPGRHEHEASRDTPRPHHNAPGAYQNCTCPRASSAPSALPRDAGRPKPRPATVSRGTDARPAPGVRFGRASREELASSGASSQRQRPTKVYIYPVHPETPPASRDPSPGRRELRWKEDAEGPAGGAGQSRDAATDTADGAAGKLAPPGGRAQYYKGQEPSMQDWVYRPVKEPQWNWNQVG